Below is a genomic region from Belonocnema kinseyi isolate 2016_QV_RU_SX_M_011 chromosome 4, B_treatae_v1, whole genome shotgun sequence.
caatttatatttttagaactgaatctaCATCTTTGAACTCTactatttataaaagtttatgatttttaattaagcagtttaactgcatttcatttaaaattgttcagttgaaaagtgtaaGTAGTTTCTGTTTttgcgtgtaaattattgagaatttgaatatttattacttCTAATGGAGCATTTTTTAgatttagtgttcgattttttaaatatcactgaTCGTGAAAAATGTATGCGATCCGAGGAAaagtgggaattttttttttcagattaaaacggccaccatgGATTACAAGAGATTGCATGGTGTTCGCCAATAAACTCCTCTCCCTGAGTACTGCCGCTCTGAATAGTGCCGAATCTCCTTGTTTTAGCTCGATCACGTCCCCCACTATCGCGCTGTAGCTTCCAGTGCCGGAATTTGAATCTAGGCTCTCTGAATAGTGCCACTCAAGTAAATATGCGAAAACATACTATGTACCGGATTAATGCCTTACAgtagatataataattaatcaaatacatgcCAAATCAGtgcttttacaaaaatgaatgGTATTTGTTGTatcaaaattgccaaaaaaaaaacatccaaatataTACACTTCGTACTTGCGGGAGGGAAAAAAGATAACTGACGAGCGGCACTATTCAGGAATAGCGGACGCGAATTTGATGGCACTTGCACGTGTTAAGAGTGGAGGAAGCCGAGTTCCACGAAGAAGACTCCCCTACCATCCCATGTCCGGCATTATTCAGAGAGCGCactgtatttacaatatttccaatAATAACACGAAagcttgaatttcgtgaattatattgaatttactgGTTAAAAAATGACTTGTTGCATATCccttttcacccaaaaaatccCACGTAGACCCGTCGCTTAATGCCTTCAAATCTgcgtaaaaaatctatttctgaTTGTGCAAGGAGCCTTATACGCAAATCTAGGCCTTCCTTTCTTAAAGCCACCTTTTGGCGTTGAAAACATATAAAATGATAAACACGTTTATTATTCCAAAATCCCACAGCTTCGTTTATACTGTTTATTCTGACTCGATAATTGCCTGGTATTATTGTAATAAATGTCGATATTGTAGGTCTCATTCTGCCATCCAGCGCCGGTCGATAGTAGAGACCATAATATTGAAAATGACTGTCAAGATAGAATTCTGACTCATGCATATGTAGCAATGTTGCAGGTATTCCTTGTTCATTTAAAGGCACCGGGGAAGGAACTAAAGTTACAGGgatttttggttcaattaaattAACCTGGGGTTGTGCTTGCAAATACGACGTGGTTCTAGAAATTCTTTGTTCAGTAGAAAGCGTCTGGGGATTTATGTGTAAATGCAGTTCAGTTTCAGGTAGTCCTTCTCCAGTAGACTGCGTCTGGGGACTTGATTCTACAAGAGGAAATAGAAAgggattcattttcaaattaaagaaattaaaaagttcaagaatttcttgaattttatttacacGATTTCAACCTGTGATATTAACTAGGAAAGTTGTTGTGAAAACATGAAATCTAACGAAAAGAATCcttgaaatcttatctttaatttgagccgagaaaattgaaaaaaccttGATGGGTTCCTAAGTTATGACTGAAAATGTCCAAGCGTCAATATTCTGCGGCTTAAGCAGAATCTCGAACGCTTtgacatttttagtcataactCCGCAATCCATGAAGACTTTTTGAGTTTTCTTGGCTGAAACTGAAgttaagatttcaatgatttctttttgtaaatttcagaatCTTGCCAAAAATTTTCGAAGACGTGGCACGAGTTGAACTCgagacaaaaatattcataaatttttaacccaagatttgaattttcaactgaaaatgattcattttcaaccaaaaatagtatagatAACTCTTCAGTTCAGTAGAATATTTTCTAGATGAAGAGAGTATTAATATTTTGAtgttgtttatttcatttttatgtgtACTTGGGTTACCTTGATGACTCTCAGATTCACTTCTTTGCTCCAGTTTTGATAGCAAGTCCATTTCTTTGTGCGCTGATTGGGCTGACGATATTTCTTTGAAAAGACAAAAAGGATTGatgaattccaaatattttttagattaaataaatataagtttgataagatttttagtaaaattaaaaaagatttctgaaagtTTGACatatgtcaaattataattttaacaatgaaGTCAGTCTTTaatcatatagtttaattttcaaacaaaaaaggtgacttgTCAGTGACAAATGAAATATTtggtatttcatttttcaaaaatattttgattttaaataaaaagcagtatAATTCATCCAAGAGAGACAAATtgtgaagaaaatagtttaaccaaatagttgaagtggCAACCAAAACACACttcattcgaaaatatttcaaaaatgtaggaaaagtataatttgaagggaaaaatcatttttgatgtaaaaaaattttcgtttaactacagccaaaaattgaagaatattttataaatattcggaAATCTTTCAACATTGCAAACAtttgtaatctcttaaaaatttcaaacatttccaaataTCTTGGAAATTGACTCGAATTATTCgagaagttgttttaaaatcttccagattcttttttgacaattttggaaatctttgggaattttgggatattttaaaaatattatcttaaaatatatgcttTCAAATAAAggaacatttacaattttctggggaaataaaataaaatatctcttaaatttattcgattttttcctgaaatccttaaatcttgccaaattgaacaaatttaatttaaaatcttcattcTTTTCTGAACTTTTAGGAaatcattggaaatattttaaaatgtttttttaaaaattaaatacaaaaactaAAATGTGTATTCAATTTATATGGAAAAGtcgttttttacattcttatcagagaaagtattagatttgtgtaaaatttgaccccttcAGTTTTtgacaaatgtccacgttttaagaacccctgaatctgaaaaacaggattttacgaatgtgtctgtctgcctgtatgtctgtttgtctgtatgtatgtctgtctgtctgtctgtatgcctgtctgtgaacacgataacttttgaaaaaaattaatctattggattggcctttggtacactcatttagtgtccgaaactaaaggtcaagtttgttagccagccattttggataaaaattcaaaaagtgggcacattttgaatattttggagaccactttttcaaaaattcaaacattctctgtgagcttattcatagtattcaaaaattcgaacaatttatccaaatgactttttttgaaaaatgaaaaattactagagttatagcattttcaaaattcagaaaaacaatataaaattaacgatttaagccaaacaacgcacgttatgaaaaaaagtcaagagaagaaaaatgttgctttttgagtgccctacaagattatcataacaattttttgaattttgttgaaaaatcaaaatttcatattttgacagcatacaaaattatgaaaaatccaaaaattacatttttcggcaaaactatgcaaaatacggtacaAGATGCAGAGACAAAAATTGCGTATTTGgaaaagatctccaaatttgttatcaaccactttttgataggatgtatagttttTGCTCTAATCATGAAAAAGATGATCAac
It encodes:
- the LOC117170530 gene encoding uncharacterized protein LOC117170530 isoform X1; protein product: MDLLSKLEQRSESESHQESSPQTQSTGEGLPETELHLHINPQTLSTEQRISRTTSYLQAQPQVNLIEPKIPVTLVPSPVPLNEQGIPATLLHMHESEFYLDSHFQYYGLYYRPALDGRMRPTISTFITIIPGNYRVRINSINEAVGFWNNKRVYHFICFQRQKVALRKEGLDLRIRLLAQSEIDFLRRFEGIKRRVYVGFFG
- the LOC117170530 gene encoding uncharacterized protein LOC117170530 isoform X2; the encoded protein is MDLLSKLEQRSESESHQESSPQTQSTGEGLPETELHLHINPQTLSTEQRISRTTSYLQAQPQIHSQHNHRQKKLTSYPSLNKEVDVRIIKHQVPRPILLEKDILKLNCIYIQIPRRILLNK